A region of the Osmia bicornis bicornis chromosome 1, iOsmBic2.1, whole genome shotgun sequence genome:
TTTTCCAGGAATTTATCGAGGTCGATCGTCTTGGACGAATTATCGAGGAATTCTTAGAATAGTCCGTGCCAGGACTCCGGGAACCTTCGAATCGTCACGAGAAACTTTACAACTTACAGTATCGTTCATTGatgaatattcaatttttagaAGCTTGTTTAATAATTTCGTTTGTCCAGGTATTACATGTACGAAATTTCGTAAGTTCCAATCGATTTCGAAGTCCCATATATTTTTACCATTACATGATTCATAGAACATCGAACTGCCTTTCATCATAGGTCCGCGCAATACTCAAATCTCATTTGCATAAGCGCTCTGAGAATACGAAAGGAGTCCTAGAATACCTTGCAACATTTTATTGAGATTACTAGATAACCGTAAGCATCGTAAAATGtcttatttaaatatttcgtCAATTTGCACATTAgcaattatattacattttattgatttttccTGTCAGTTCGTtaggaaaaatataatttaatcgGACAGGTGCTGAATTGAAAGCTAATGTCCTTTCTAAAATTGTATGGGTcaattgaaaatgattaaaCAACAAATCTCAGGAAGGAGATTAAATATCAACCGAAGCGAGTGGAAACAGGAAGAAGTTTGAACGATAGGAGACACGTTTCATTGGATCACGGTAGACCGCGCAAACGGGTCAGTACTTTTCCACGATGCATTAACGAGACTGTTATTAAGTTTCCATATCCATGCCGTTTCACAACTGGATCGTCTGTAACGAAGATGAAAAACCAGACCGTCCGTGAACTTCAGGGTTGCAGTTGCACAAGTAAGATGCAACGATATCGGGAACACGATCATTAAGACGAAGCTCTTGTTTTACAGATGACGCTTCGTAATCGTCAGTCGAAGGAGAATCATGTAATAGTCCAATGACAAATTAGCAATGTTGTTCTTCGTGACAAGTGCCATGCAAATCGAACTGGATTTAAATCGAGAGGAAAATCAAAGAAATCTTCCATGAAAGCAAAACACACTTACGTAAAAGAACAAAAACGGTGTCCTGGAATAAATAGGAGATACAAACGAGGTATTGATTATTGCAGAGGTGTACCTGAACACGACATCCCAATCGAGGACACGTTCGCGACTTCGTTTCTGCAGAGTTTTGCTCGCGTATCTGGCGCAGATTCTCTCGTAGACGCAGACATTGTTTCCCAGTTCGGATACTAATTTCTTCTCCACCTGTCCGACGTCTAGAATTTCTTCGGCGTGTACCAAAGGTAGGGCACGTTTAACTCTGTTGACGTAAGTCTCTGAAAACGAGAGGCAATCGGTGGTAAATGTCAGAATCATTTCGTCATTAATTCGTCTATtcgtatgaaatttaattcttgagatatttttaattggatCGTGTTATCGACTTcttttaacattaattattcatcAGTACATTAGCACTTTTATTCTGTTATCTTTATAATATGTTCTTATAGAAATTTAATCAATGTTAATTActtgatttttatttgaacTTAAAGCCATCTCTTCGGTAGCAATAGATATGAAAAGTTCGAGTCTTGTAAAGTTATTTTCGAACCATCACTGTCAACTATGCTAATGCATTATTCGAGTTTCCATGATTGTCATCAATCCAAGGGCGCGTTTCAGTGCTTCTGAAATCACTAAATGACGGTCCCCGGCTGATGAGCAATCAACGCTTCTTCACTTCACTTTAATGAAAATTGACGTATACAATGCACTTCTCTATGCAATCTCCTATTAAACTGTCACGTTAATTGCTCGTCAAACTTCAACTTTATTATTACTTGTCATTCAATCACCAATCTGTCATCGAGGTAACTCAACCAAAAAGAAAAGGTATACAAATAtaagaattataatttaattttcaaacctgattaattgaaataaactATTAAACGTGCAATTACTGAACACATATAATTAGCAATTATCGATgctaatgaatttttaaaataaagctCTGCAAGGACAACTTCTTCTATACTTTAACTTTAGAGAAATTCATTGAACCCTATGTTTTCAACGTCAATGTCCTCGTCGAAGAAATTACGACGACGTTACACGAGAATCCATGCTTTCGACGAAGTTGCAACAAGTGGAAcactttcgctttcgcttctCGTCGATTCGATTCACGCGCGAAAGCATGGATTACCTATACAAAGTAGTTAAGATTCTCTTCGCTCCGATGATCGAATGCAACTTCCTGTCGGCTAGAATATTCAAGAACCATTGAACTTGCTCATGCGATTCATTTATCTTAAGTGCATTAGAAATGCTCAACTcttttttaatgaaagtatggtaattaaaaaaaaaattgatttcattttgaaataatagaaTCGTTTTATCGAAtagaaatttgaagaaaatacCTGGATTCAACGAGTACGCGAGTTTCTTCACGAAATTGGTGATCCTGACAGCAGCAACGATCACCGGAAAGCCGACCAATTGTACCGGAAGCTCGAACGTTGGTTCTTCCGGTCTTGGTGCTCCACTTACGAGTGCCAAAATCAAGAAGTAACATCCCAGCACGAAGAATGCGCTCGTCAGTCGCATCGTGGAATGCTATCTaagaaattaatcaattaCTGTTACTTCACTTTGACACTTCaacgataattattattttgtaaatgttCACGCGGTTTCATCACCCAATAGGCTACTATCTTCTAACACAATTTATTCAACATTTTCACAGAATTTCGCCAAATTCGTTTGAAACGACGGACTCAAAATGGCACTTCGATGACTCTCATTCACGAATATCCAAAACTGGAGGAAGCGAACGGTTCTCGCGGAATTGATCGCGATGTCACCTGTTCTCTGCAACGCGTGGCTTCCGTGCACCAGAACACCGGACGAAAACGTGGACTGGCTGTTTCTTTGGTAAAAACTCGTTGTCGAGTGTTCCTCAGGGCAGTGCACGTATGCCTGTTGCTGGTTTGCGACAAGAGAAAGTGATCGCCCCTACCCGTTGCCTTACGTTCAAACGAACGGCCAGCACCGGATTGCGACATTTAGTGCGCTAACAGGACCCGTACCTGACGTCCTTCGAGCCCTCTTCCTGGTTGCGTCGTCCTCCTCAAGGTCGGCATCGTTTCGAGCACCTGGACGATCGAACATCCATCGTGACTCATCGAACCCTTCATCATCGATCAACACGTTtggtaaaatttcaaattgaagAGCACTGAGTTTGAGTAAAAATTTGGCAAGTGTGAATCTTTCTTTTGTGacttgaaaaaaaatgatcaTAATTTTTCAAGCGAAAGTATGggaagatttaaaaatttgaagaagaggaatttattttgaattcgAAGCAGGTCGAGGTCTTTTGCTATGAAGACATAGGATCCTTTCGAATTCGGAGAAGATAGAAGTACTGTGATTTGAATTCGAAGGAGATTTGAATAAATCTTCCAAAGGACtctaaatttttctttcgttaaACTACTCTTCGAGTACGATCACGCAGCAGCTACTTCGCAAGAATACAATCGACACTAAGACATGTAGAACGAATCGATTATGTTTGAACAACTGGCTGGGATGGTTGCTCAATGATCATGATTTTCCTACGTGTACCAGTTCACGTCGATCCAAATGTGTGTCGTGAATGCACTTCTACTGGGTTGCATAGGTGAACGATCTCTCAGACGTGACTACCCCGGAAGTACTTTCCTTCTAagaatttgtatttatttatcattcattttcaattatttaattattaattacattaagCTGTATTTATTTTCAGGATATTTTCTAGTAAAatcttttgcaattttattgaaatattatacattCATTACTTATTTTATGTCGAGCTTAACTAAATGGTAATTGCATGTTAATTACCTTTGAATTCTAAAGTCAGGATTTAATATTCCCTTTTAGAATTGCTAATAGAATGGTACGAATTTAAAAGACTTAACTTTGTTTTCTACTATTTGCAATACTTCAGTAACTTAACAAGAATCTTTATTGAAACTGAAAACACCATAACAAGAATTATCTGTCAAGTTAATTTCCCATAATCTTTTCCAAATAGCAAACCATTAAGCACCGCATTCCACTTGCAATATTCGTGAAATCTATGACTTAACTCAAAAGGTTTATCACCATCTTTACATCTCTAAACTAATTTCCCTGGACTTTCAAAATTCTGTCGGTCGATTGCCTATCGAAGTTTCGTAATTTCATGGATATTTTTCAGTGAGTTCTTTCGACGCTCGTCAATTACCCGCGCGAGGAGTCTCGTAACGTCGCGACGGTGTTTCGAGCGAAACAGCAGGGGATCGGCTGCTTTCGGGAGCGTGGAATTGCGATTGCACGAATCGCAGAGTTGGCAGCGGCGCCGATAAACGAACCTGGTGCGATCATTTTTGCGAGAATATCGCTGGGATTCTAACAGTTCGCCTCCGATCTTGGCACGATTTCGTCTTGCGATCGTTAGGAAGCTTACGAGCGAGCAAACGTTAGTGCTTGGCATGCCGCTTAAAGGCGCCCGGAGATTATTACAATAACTTTGCCGACCCTGTAAATTGTCCGGATTGTTTTCTCCGCGATAACGTTCACGTTGCAATGGGAATCTTTTTTTCTATGGAGCAAAATTGGTGTTCTACGAGAACTTTGCCACGAAATTCCAATTTAATATAACATTTCATACTTGATTTTGCTTTTACgtgtgaaattaaatttctttttaattaagtaCCAACAGAATAGAACACAAGACGTTTAATAACTAttcaaataagaaaaaaatatttccatttCGAATGCTTTAATTCATTCTTTGTTTTCAATTAGTAGAAGCTAATTTctaaggaaataaaaattaccgAAAGGTTGCATGTATCGAGGCGTAAAGTCGCTTCCTGTTTCGTTCACGAAACTGTGATCGCGATGGATTAAACGCGCGACGATAACGAGCAACTTGGGAAAGGATAAATTGGTATGGCACAAATTAGACGTCCCTTTTCGTTGGTGGCTGCGCGAAATAATTACAAGAAGCTGGCTCGAGCGAAAGGGCCATTAGCTCGGCCGCGTCTGGCCTCCTTTGTGCACCTTTATAACGCTCGCTAAATATTATATACACCGGTGGTAAATAAGGGACGTACTTGTTGAAATCAGTTCGAGCGTCGCCGTTGGAACGGCTATTAAGAACGAATCTCGAGAAAGCAGAAAATGTCCCGGTAAGTACCGGCGAATTATCAAGCCTCTATTCGAAACCATTATGCCACATGGTCGAGAAAAAGGATCTCTGAGAAAAGAGTAATAATATACAGAGGGATAACGAGCTACGCTGTGTATTTGCTGTTTTACAAAGAACTTATTATgtagaaattatattttcctttGTTAAGGATAAATGTTGAACATTCGTTACTTTTCATTCAGTCGTTTATTTAATAGattatgattttatatttttaatggTATTATGATAAATGAATTCGAGGATGttctttgaaaagaaaaatataaatatatttattcaaactttatttctaaaaaatcCACGATCGTGTGATAGACGATCGGTTATTACATTTCCGGTGTAAGAATACATAGCGAGTTTTAACAATGCAGTGATTCGGAATGATGTActataaataaatgatcatTGTGAATTTGCGTTGCTAAACGACTGGGTATCTTAAATACTAATCGATTCTcttaaatgtaatttaaagTAATCTTAATTCATCCAGCAGAAAATTGCTGGGATCCATTACAAAAGTCTctgaatatattttaaacgGTCTACTTTCATCTTTTACCCTTAGTATCGTAATCAACAATTACCAGAAACGACCATTccttaatttcatatttcttttgCAAACGATGTTTCTACGAAACTCGAAAGACGGAAGTTAGAAGAGGAAAGGAATCGTCTGCAAATATCACAGGTTTCGTCGTCGTGTTTTTCCATCGTCGACGAGGAAGAATTTCGTCCGGTCAGCGCAATCGGATCTTCTTCATCATGCTTAGAACGCTGGCTCCGGGCAACGGGCAGGTGGGATAGAAATTATGACATCCCTGACCTTCCAGACCGGATATTAGTTGACCCATATGCGCTGCGAAGTGATACCTCGAGGGCACTTCCGCCATCGTGCTCAAGCTCGTGTCCCTGAAAATTTATCATGAAATATCGATCACAAAAATATATCGTAATttcatttgatatttaatattataccgAGCTTCAAACTTTACCATTTTGAAGCTGAATAGTATAGAAATGTAACAGCGTGTCGCCTTTTCGACCAGATTTCGCAACATGTATATTAAGAGACCGGTTTCGAAACGATGGAAAAGAATCGACGCCAATGGGTGGCACAAAATCAACTCCACTTTCGCAACATTTGACCATGATAAACT
Encoded here:
- the LOC114882901 gene encoding uncharacterized protein LOC114882901, translated to MRLTSAFFVLGCYFLILALVSGAPRPEEPTFELPVQLVGFPVIVAAVRITNFVKKLAYSLNPETYVNRVKRALPLVHAEEILDVGQVEKKLVSELGNNVCVYERICARYASKTLQKRSRERVLDWDVVFREYKSSPNPMKENYLLSVFLGDIIGSPRLCHQLAKRGRGCDHDTLPD